From the genome of Chloroflexaceae bacterium:
GGCTCTGCTCACTACTGCCATGCGCGACCCTGAGGCTGATTCGCTCTTTGCCTACTACGACGTGCTACGCGTGCCCCTCACCGGCGAGCAGCCTGTCGTGCTCACCGGTCCAGGCTTCTCATACTTCGATCCGCAGCCCTCGCCTGACGGCAGCCTGATCGCCTTTCGCCGCCTGAGCGAGGCGCGGCTGTTCGGTGAAGGCTGCCGGGTGGCGTTCATCCCCGCTGCGGGCGGCGAGGTTACCGACCTGACCGCCCATACCGATCTGGACGTCGAACGCTTCCTCTGGCGACCCGACGGCGCCGGGGTGCTCTTCTCCGCCGGCTGGCATGGCGATGCGCACATCTACAGCATCGGCCTGCCAGGCACGCCCACCTTTCCCGGCGGGGAGACCGTGGTCGGCGGGCGGCGCATTGTGAGCGAATTTGATGTAGCTCGCGATGGGAGCATCGCCTTTATCGCCGGGAGCGCCGACAACCCCTGCGATCTCTACATCCGCGCGCCCGACGGCGCCGAGCGCCGCCTGACGGAAATTAACCAGTCGCTTCTTGATCGGCGTATTATCGTGCCGATTGAGGAGGTGCGCTACCTGGCGCCCGATCAGCAGGAAGTGCAGGGGTGGGTGCTCTATCCGCCGGACGCGGAGGTCAACGGGTCGCCCGCTCCGCTAATTGTTTGCATCCATGGCGGCCCGCATACAATGTGGGGCCCAGGCTTTCGCACCATGTGGCATGAGTGGCAGACGCTGGCCGCCGCGGGCTACGTGGTATTCTTCTGCAACCCCCGCGGCAGCGATGGCTACGGCAATGGCTGGCGCGACGCCATTCGCGGGCGCTGGGGTGAGGCCGATGCCCCGGATATCCTGGCCGGGGTGGAGGCGCTTATTGCTACAGGCCGGGTGGACCCGCAGCGCATCGGGGTGACCGGCGGCTCATATGGGGGCTACATGACCGCGTGGCTGCTCAGCCACTCCGACCAGTTCGCCTGTGGCGTGGCCGCCCGTGGCGTCTACAATCTGATCACCCTGCATGGCACCTCGGATGCCCATGAATTGATCGAAATTGAGTTTGGCGGCTATCCCTGGGAACTGGCCGAGGAACTGTGGGAGCACTCGCCCCTGGCGCATGCGCACAAGATCAAGGCGCCACTGCTGTTGTTGCACAGCGAACTCGATTATCGTGCGCCGATCAGCGAGGCCGAACAACTCTTTGCCTTTCTTCGCCGCCAGAAAAAGGTCGTCGAACTGGTGCGCTATCCCCGCGAAGGTCATGAACTCACCCGCAGCGGCGAACCTGACCATCGCGCCGACCATCTGCGCCGGACCCTGGACTGGTTCGAGCGTCATTGCAAGAGGAAATAGACTGAAAGAATCATGCCGCGTTCGTACACATATTCTTCGCGCCTTGCTTCACAGTGAAAGGCTTTTTCTTTGTGCTCCCCGGCGGGTCTCCTGGCAGTAAACCTGATTGCTCAGTTGCATATGCAACTGTTCGTTGAAGTATTACTGTTGAATCATCCTTCAATGCTCTGCTGAGTGTCACACGTTGCACAATTTTTGCAATTAGTCTGAAAAAAGGACTTCTCAAATGGGCATGGCTGTGGTAAACTTTCGGTTACAAGCAGCGTCACGTAGCAGCGCGAGTTTCCCCGGTACCCCCGGTCTCCCCGCCCGCACGACCTCCAGGCCCGAGGCACAGCACGGGACGTTGTGACGCCGTTGCACGCCTGTGAGGCGAGGCGTGCGCGGTGCGCCGCATGGCATAGGCTGAAGTGAGGAGCGCAGGGGATGCCCCTGCCATTGCTGTGCTACGGCGATCGCCTGGCACGCAGGAGTTGGACCGGAATGCAAGTGAAGCTCTTTGTCGGCAACCTGGCCTGGAGCGTTGATGATCAAATGCTGGAGGGCGTGTTCAGCCAGCATGGCGATGTCCAGAGCGCGCGCGTCATTTATGATCGCGACACCGGCCGCTCGCGCGGGTTCGGGTTTGTCGAAATGGACGTTGAGGATGTGTCGTCTGTGATCCGTGCGACCGATGGCCTGTCCGTGGCTGGCCGGCCAATCCGTGTCAACGAAGCCGAAGACAAGGGCGGTTTCCGCGGTCCCCGCCGTGACAGCGGCGAACGCGGCGGGTATAGTGGCCCACGACGGTACTAGTCGCCCTCATCGAACTGGAGTGCGCCTCGGCCAGTTCCTTAGCGTTTGCAACCTTCACCCTCTGTCGCATGACAGGGGGTTTTTCTTATGGGTATTGCTTAGTGGTCTGTAAATGAGGCATCTTGATTTTTTACCACTGAGGACGCTGAGGCACTGAGGACGCTGAGCGGGTCGATCGTTTCGTGATAACCTTATAGTATGTATGAGACGCTGCTCCAACTGGCTCCGCAGGGGCTATACTGCCCGCCGGGCGATTTTTTCGTTGACCCCTGGCAACCGGTGCCTCGCGCGGTCGTTACCCATGCCCATAGCGATCACGCCCGTCCCGGTATGCGGGCGTATCTGACCGTCCGCGAGGGTGAGGCGACACTCCGCGCCCGCGTTGGCCCTGATGCCTCCATCCAGACGCTGGCCTACGGCGAGCCGCTGCGCGTGAATGGCGTAGAACTGTCGCTGTACCCTGCCGGGCACATCCTCGGCGCGGCTCAGGTGCGTGTCGCCTATCGAGGCGAGGTATGGGTCGTCTCTGGTGATTACAAGACCGAAGCCGATCCCACCTGCGTCCCGTTTGAGCCGGTGCGTTGCCACACTTTCGTTACCGAAGCGACCTTTGGCCTGCCGATCTACCGCTGGCGTCCTCAGGCCGAGGTTTTTGCCGGCATTCATAGGTGGTGGCGGGCGAATCAGGAGGCCGGGCGCGCCAGCCTGCTGTTTGCCTATGCACTGGGCAAAGCCCAGCGCATCCTGGCGGGCCTCGATCCTTCGATTGGCCCCATTTTCTGCCACGGGGCAGTTGAACGCTTCAACGGCGTCTATCGCGCCGCCGGGGTCGCCCTGCCACCTGCCGCCTACACCGGCGCAGCCGGGCGTGAGGTAGACTGGTCTCGCGCCCTGATTATCGCGCCGCCCGCGGCGCAAGCGAGCGCCTGGACGCGCCGCTTCGGCGAAGTTTCGACCGCCTTCGTCTCGGGATGGATGCGAATTCGCGGGGCGCGCCGCCGGCGCGCCGTGGATCGCGGCTTCGTGCTGTCCGACCACGCCGACTGGCCCGGTCTGCTCGCCGCGATCGCGGCCACCGGCGCCGAGCGGGTGTGGGTGACCCACGGCTACAGCGCCGTGCTGGCCCGCTGGCTGGCAGAGCAAGGACTTGACGCCCGCGCGATCGCCACGCGCTTCGAGGGCGAGCAGGGCGCAGCAATGGGTGAGGAGGGGTGATTCCTCACCCTCCCCCCAACCCCCTCCCTCTCCACCGTAGGTGGAGAGGGAGGGGGCGCCGAGCGCAGCGAGGCGGGGAGGGTGAGAAGCAGCACCCCGCTGCCGGGTAGAGGGGCGTGCGGAACCCCGGTTGTTCCATACCCTAGAAGTGCAGGAGATCGATGGATGCGCGCTTTTGCCGAATTGTATGCCGCGCTGGACGAGACGACACGGACCAATGAGAAGGTCGCCGCTTTGGCGCGCTACTTTGCCGCCGCGCCAGCGGACGATGCAGCGTGGGCGCTCTACTTTCTTAGCGGGCGCAAGCCGCGCCAGGTGATCAGCTCGCGCCGTCTGAGCGAGTGGGCGATCGAGGCTGCCGGCGTGCCTGCCTGGCTCTTCGGGGAGTGTTACGACGCAGTGGGCGATTTTGCCGAGACTGTGGCCCTCCTGCTGGCCGATACACCGCTGGCGTCTGCCACGGGCGCGCCCGCCGGGCTGGCCTTCTGGATCGAGGAGCGCCTGCTGCCTCTCCGCGAGGCGGATGAGGCCACCCAGCGGGCGGCAGTATTGCGGGCCTGGTCCGAACTCGACCAGCCGCAGCGGTTCTTGTGGAACAAGCTGATCACCGGCGGCTTTCGCGTGGGGGTGTCGCAGCGGCTGGTGGTTCGCGCCCTGGCCCAGGTAAGCGGCGTGGAGGATACCGTGATCGCCCACCGTCTGATGGGCGACTGGACGCCGTCAGCGGACTGGTACCGCAGCCTGCTCGCCGTTGAACAGGCCGACGCCGATGCGAGCCGGCCCTACCCCTTCTTCCTGGCCCATCCGCTGGAGGATGACCCGGTCAGCCTGGGGGCGCCCGAGGAGTGGCAGGCCGAGTGGAAGTGGGACGGCATCCGCGCCCAGCTCATCCGCCGCGAAAGGCACTGCTTTCTCTGGTCGCGCGGCGAGGAGTTGATCACTGAACGTTTTCCCGAGCTGGTCGCGGCGGCCGCGCGTCTCCCCGATGGCACAGTGCTCGACGGCGAGGTATTGCCCTTCCGCGACGGGGCCGTGCTGCCCTTCAGCCAGTTGCAGCGCCGCATCGGGCGCAAGCAGCTCACCCGCAAGATCCTTGCCGAGGTTCCGGCGGCGCTGTTTGCCTACGACCTGCTGGAGGCAGAGGGCCACGACCTGCGCGGCGCGCCGTTGCACGAGCGCCGTGCGCGGCTCGAACAGATCCTTGATTCCGGCGACGATGCCATTCGCCTTTCGCCCCTGGTGGCGGGGAGCACCTGGGAAGAACTGGCCGCGGCGCGGGAGCGCAGCCGCGAAGTGAATGCCGAGGGGCTGATGCTCAAGCGTCGCGCCTCGCCTTACCGGGTCGGGCGGGTGCGGGGCGATTGGTGGAAGTGGAAGGTGGCGCCGTACACAGTGGACGCGGTGCTGATCTATGCCCAGCGCGGCAGCGGCAAACGGGCCAGTCTCTACACCGATTACACCTTCGGGGTGTGGGACGGGGATGCGCTCGTGCCCTTCGCCAAGGCCTACTCCGGACTGACCGACGCCGAGATCCGCGAGGTGGACGCCTTCGTGCGCCGCAACACCGTCGAGCAGTTTGGACCGGTACGAACGGTGCGCCCGGAGCTGGTGTTTGAACTGGCCTTCGAGGGGCTACAGCCATCAACGCGCCACAAAGCGGGCATCGCGGTGCGTTTCCCGCGCATCCTGCGCTGGCGCCGCGATAAACCGCCGCGTGAAGCCGACACCCTGGACGCGGTGAGGGCGATGGTGAGGGAGGGGTGATGCTATTTCGGATTGTGGATTTTGGATTTTAGATTGCCGTACATGGCGTCCCGAGGAGATCTGGCGATGATGGATGTGTCCTGTGCAACACTGGTTTAAGCAGCGTCGAGCTGCAGCAGAGAGGGGAGCCACGCTCCCCTCTCTGCTGTAGCTTCGGATGCGATGAGTCTTGTGCGGTTCCAGGCGCCGATTGGCAATCCGCAGTCGCGCCCTACGGGGCTTTCTTCACCGCCTCCAGCAGCAACTCAGCGATGTCGCGGCGTTGCAGGGTTTCGTCGCGGCCGGTATTTTTGGCGGCGTCCTCAAACATCACCATGCAGAAGGGGCAGCTCATCGCCAGCGTCTGGGGCTGGTTCTGGACCAGTTGCTCCAGACGGAGGTAATTGACCTGCTCCTTGCCCCAGCCCTCCAACCAGACGTTCCCGCCGCCGCCGCCGCAGCACATCGCCCGCTCGCGGTTGCGCTCCGGCGCTTCGACCAGCTTGATGCCGGGAATGCTCTGCAATACCTGGCGGGGTGGTTCGAACACATCATTGTAGCGCCCGATGTAGCACGGGTCGTGGTAGACCACGGTCTGGTTGATTGGCTGAAGCGGTTTGAGTTTGCCGCTCTTCACCAGTTCATCGAGCAACTGGGTGTGGTGCACGACTTCATACTCCGTGCCGGCCCCGCCGCCGAACTGGGGATACTCGTTCTTGATGGTGTTGAAGCAGTGGGGGCAGGTCGTCACGACGCGTTTGAAGCGGTACTGCTTCATCGTCTCGATGTTCTGCTGCACCTGGGACTGGTAGAGCAGTTCCTCGCCCATACGCCGGGCCGGGTCGCCGTTGCAGGTCTCTTCTTCACCGAGGATGGCGAAATCCACGCCTGCCAGTTGCATGAGCTGAACGAAGGCGCGAGCGACGCGCTTGCTACGCTCGTCGTAGCTGGGGGCGCAACCGACCCAGTAGAGCACTTCGGCCTCTTCCTTTTCGGCCATCACCGGCACGTGAAGCCCCTCGGCCCAGGCGGTGCGCTCGCGCTGGGGCAGACGCCAGGGGTTGCCGGCCCGCTCGATGCCTTCAAGCACCCGTTTGACCCCGGCGGGCACCTCGCTGGCAATCATCGTCAGATGGCGCCGGGCGCCCACGATATCGTCCACGTGCTCGATCATCGCCGGGCACTCGTAGACGCAGGCATAGCAGGTGGTGCAGCTCCAGAGTTCATTCTCGGTGAACAGATTGCCATAGAGCGGCACGGTTTCCACGTCAATCGCGGCGTGGCCATTGCCGTTCCCGTTGCGCTTCCCGTGCTCTTCGCCGGCCTCCAGATCCTTGACCAGCTTGACCGTGCCGTCCTTGAAGCGGATCGGCTCCTCGCGCATCAGGTCGTGCAGCTTGGTGATAATATACTTCGGCGACAGGTCGGCGCCGGAGGCGTGAGCCGGGCAATTGGCCTGGCAGCGCCCGCAGCGCATACAGGCATCCAGGTCGAGGCGCTGCTTCCAGCTCAGGTCGGCGAGGGTGGCGATACCCAGGCGCGGCTCGTCCTTCTCGATCTCCGCCTCCAGGTCAGGGATGGGGTCGAGGGCGCCCTGGGGGGTGGTGTCGCGGAAGAAGGTATTGAGGGGCGTATAGAAGATGTGTTTGAACTTGCTGAACGGCAGAGTGGCGATGAAAGCGGCGGTGGCGCCGGCGTGGGTGAACCAGAGCGCCTGATGCAACCCCAGGGCCACGGGATTGCCGTCGCCCAGACCGATAGCGCGGAACAACCCTGCCAGGCCGAAGCCTACGAAGGACAGGAGCGCCCAGCTCTGCTCGTAGGTGTAAGTCAGACACTGCTCGTGGCTGGGCCAGCACTGGTTGGCGATGCGCAGCCCTTCGATCAGGAACCCGCCAATGCCGAGAAAGAGCAGCACCGCGAGCACCCAGGCGTCGGTGCGGCGGCTGTCGAGGCGGGGTTCCTTGCGCTGGTAGCGCCGCAGGGTCGCCCAGAGCAGCCCCAGGACGAAGACCAGGCCCAGGGTGTCGAGAATAAGTTCATACGCCTGGTAGAAACCGCCAACCAGGATCTTGCCTGCTTCTTCACCCATCAGCGGAACGGTAAAATCCTCTTCCACGGCGATGATATCCGTGCCGATGAAGAGCGCCAGGAAGCCGAAGAAGATCAGCGCGTGCATCGAGCCGGGCCGGCGGTCGCGCAGCACCTTCTTCTGGCCAAAGAGTTGCACCAGAAACTCCGCCGCGCGGGAGGGGATCTGGTCGAGCCGGGGATCTGGACGTCCTTTGCGCCAGCGGCTAATGTCGCGGATAATGCCCCAGGACATCACGACCGTGGTGACGATGATGAGACTGTAGAGGAAGAGCGAACCGTAGGGTTGGGGGATGTTCCAGTAGATTTCGCGGAGCGCAATGACTTGCTCTTGCTGCATGGTGCCGCTGCACCTTTCTAGAGCTTCGGGTCGTGGAATTCTTGCGTATCATAACATCTGCGTCGTAGAGCGTCAAAGCGAGGTTTGTTAACGAAATGCGCGACAATCATCACTATTTGGACGAGACTGGTTTGCTCGAAGCCCTGCTGCGCATTCCCTCGCCTTCAGGTCAGGAGGAGGCGGCGGCCCGGTTCCTGGTCGAACAGATGCGTTCGTTTGGCTGGGAAGCCTTTGTTGATGCGGCGGGCAATGCGGTAGGGCTGGTTGGCGCGAGGGGGCCGCTGGTGGTATTGCTGGGGCACATTGACACCGTACCCGGCGCCGTGCCGGTGCGGATCGAGGCGGGTAAGCTCTACGGTCGCGGAGCGGTGGACGCCAAGGGGCCGTTCGCGGCCTTCATCGCCGCGACGCGCCGCGTCGAGCTGGCCGGGCGCCTGCGCTGCCGTGTGGCCCTCATTGGTGCTACGGAGGAGGAGGCTGCCAGTTCCCGGGGCGCGCACTACGCCCGCGACCGCTACGCCCCGGCCTTTTGCGTGATCGGCGAGCCGAGCGGCTGGGATCGGGTGACCCTGGGCTACAAGGGTCGGTTGCTGGTCCACTACCGCCTGGAGCAACCCGCGGCCCATAGCGCTGGCGAGCTGCCCGCAGCCCCCGAGGTGATGGTGGCCTTCTGGCGGGCAGTGGAGGCTCACTGCGCCGTCTACAATGCCGGGCGTGAGCGGCTCTTCGAGCGGTTGACCCCCTCGCTGCGCCGGGTAGCCAGCGGCGGCGACGGTCTTACCGACTGGGTGGAGGCCACGGTGGGGTTGCGTCTGCCCGAAGGGGTGGATCCGGCCACCCTGGTCGAGACTCTTTCCACCCTGGCCGGCGAGGCCGCCCTGCGCTTCGAGGGGGCCTGTCCCGCCTTTCGCAGCCCCCGCACCACGCCGCTGGCGAGCGCCTTCGTG
Proteins encoded in this window:
- a CDS encoding ATP-dependent DNA ligase; the encoded protein is MRAFAELYAALDETTRTNEKVAALARYFAAAPADDAAWALYFLSGRKPRQVISSRRLSEWAIEAAGVPAWLFGECYDAVGDFAETVALLLADTPLASATGAPAGLAFWIEERLLPLREADEATQRAAVLRAWSELDQPQRFLWNKLITGGFRVGVSQRLVVRALAQVSGVEDTVIAHRLMGDWTPSADWYRSLLAVEQADADASRPYPFFLAHPLEDDPVSLGAPEEWQAEWKWDGIRAQLIRRERHCFLWSRGEELITERFPELVAAAARLPDGTVLDGEVLPFRDGAVLPFSQLQRRIGRKQLTRKILAEVPAALFAYDLLEAEGHDLRGAPLHERRARLEQILDSGDDAIRLSPLVAGSTWEELAAARERSREVNAEGLMLKRRASPYRVGRVRGDWWKWKVAPYTVDAVLIYAQRGSGKRASLYTDYTFGVWDGDALVPFAKAYSGLTDAEIREVDAFVRRNTVEQFGPVRTVRPELVFELAFEGLQPSTRHKAGIAVRFPRILRWRRDKPPREADTLDAVRAMVREG
- a CDS encoding RNA-binding protein, with the protein product MQVKLFVGNLAWSVDDQMLEGVFSQHGDVQSARVIYDRDTGRSRGFGFVEMDVEDVSSVIRATDGLSVAGRPIRVNEAEDKGGFRGPRRDSGERGGYSGPRRY
- a CDS encoding ligase-associated DNA damage response exonuclease, with translation MYETLLQLAPQGLYCPPGDFFVDPWQPVPRAVVTHAHSDHARPGMRAYLTVREGEATLRARVGPDASIQTLAYGEPLRVNGVELSLYPAGHILGAAQVRVAYRGEVWVVSGDYKTEADPTCVPFEPVRCHTFVTEATFGLPIYRWRPQAEVFAGIHRWWRANQEAGRASLLFAYALGKAQRILAGLDPSIGPIFCHGAVERFNGVYRAAGVALPPAAYTGAAGREVDWSRALIIAPPAAQASAWTRRFGEVSTAFVSGWMRIRGARRRRAVDRGFVLSDHADWPGLLAAIAATGAERVWVTHGYSAVLARWLAEQGLDARAIATRFEGEQGAAMGEEG
- a CDS encoding S9 family peptidase, yielding MTRSPFSVDDLYELKWLEDVRISPDGRTVAYVQVTVERQANSYRRAIYLAPVRGGPPRRFTAGAPQERQPRWSPDGTRLAFVSDRDDARGQIYLIARDGGEAQQLTAMPNGASEPVWSPDGRMIVFLAPVSEEERRREDSGAPPPPADAWEAKRAEEQRQHDEERSNDPRVITRLPYRSGTSFFDGRRRHLYLVEAPKGDIDTLPTPRRLTDGDLHFGPPTWMPDGTALLTTAMRDPEADSLFAYYDVLRVPLTGEQPVVLTGPGFSYFDPQPSPDGSLIAFRRLSEARLFGEGCRVAFIPAAGGEVTDLTAHTDLDVERFLWRPDGAGVLFSAGWHGDAHIYSIGLPGTPTFPGGETVVGGRRIVSEFDVARDGSIAFIAGSADNPCDLYIRAPDGAERRLTEINQSLLDRRIIVPIEEVRYLAPDQQEVQGWVLYPPDAEVNGSPAPLIVCIHGGPHTMWGPGFRTMWHEWQTLAAAGYVVFFCNPRGSDGYGNGWRDAIRGRWGEADAPDILAGVEALIATGRVDPQRIGVTGGSYGGYMTAWLLSHSDQFACGVAARGVYNLITLHGTSDAHELIEIEFGGYPWELAEELWEHSPLAHAHKIKAPLLLLHSELDYRAPISEAEQLFAFLRRQKKVVELVRYPREGHELTRSGEPDHRADHLRRTLDWFERHCKRK
- a CDS encoding heterodisulfide reductase-related iron-sulfur binding cluster, which produces MQQEQVIALREIYWNIPQPYGSLFLYSLIIVTTVVMSWGIIRDISRWRKGRPDPRLDQIPSRAAEFLVQLFGQKKVLRDRRPGSMHALIFFGFLALFIGTDIIAVEEDFTVPLMGEEAGKILVGGFYQAYELILDTLGLVFVLGLLWATLRRYQRKEPRLDSRRTDAWVLAVLLFLGIGGFLIEGLRIANQCWPSHEQCLTYTYEQSWALLSFVGFGLAGLFRAIGLGDGNPVALGLHQALWFTHAGATAAFIATLPFSKFKHIFYTPLNTFFRDTTPQGALDPIPDLEAEIEKDEPRLGIATLADLSWKQRLDLDACMRCGRCQANCPAHASGADLSPKYIITKLHDLMREEPIRFKDGTVKLVKDLEAGEEHGKRNGNGNGHAAIDVETVPLYGNLFTENELWSCTTCYACVYECPAMIEHVDDIVGARRHLTMIASEVPAGVKRVLEGIERAGNPWRLPQRERTAWAEGLHVPVMAEKEEAEVLYWVGCAPSYDERSKRVARAFVQLMQLAGVDFAILGEEETCNGDPARRMGEELLYQSQVQQNIETMKQYRFKRVVTTCPHCFNTIKNEYPQFGGGAGTEYEVVHHTQLLDELVKSGKLKPLQPINQTVVYHDPCYIGRYNDVFEPPRQVLQSIPGIKLVEAPERNRERAMCCGGGGGNVWLEGWGKEQVNYLRLEQLVQNQPQTLAMSCPFCMVMFEDAAKNTGRDETLQRRDIAELLLEAVKKAP
- a CDS encoding [LysW]-lysine hydrolase is translated as MDETGLLEALLRIPSPSGQEEAAARFLVEQMRSFGWEAFVDAAGNAVGLVGARGPLVVLLGHIDTVPGAVPVRIEAGKLYGRGAVDAKGPFAAFIAATRRVELAGRLRCRVALIGATEEEAASSRGAHYARDRYAPAFCVIGEPSGWDRVTLGYKGRLLVHYRLEQPAAHSAGELPAAPEVMVAFWRAVEAHCAVYNAGRERLFERLTPSLRRVASGGDGLTDWVEATVGLRLPEGVDPATLVETLSTLAGEAALRFEGACPAFRSPRTTPLASAFVRAIRAQGGQPGFLHKTGTADMNVVGPAWGCPIVAYGPGDSRLDHTPDEHLDLAEYQRAIAVLTEVLAGLE